A segment of the Zingiber officinale cultivar Zhangliang chromosome 8B, Zo_v1.1, whole genome shotgun sequence genome:
AGGACAACAAGAAGGGACCAACCACAACAAAGCACAAAACCCTGAAGGCGATGTGGAACAAGTCGTCATCAGATTCAGATTTGGAGGAGTACGCTTGACTTACACTAATGGTAAGCTACTAGGAGGAGAGCATAGATGAATGGGGAGACTCCTCAGAAGAAAGTTGCAGTGAGAAAGAATAAACAAACTTTAGAGCATatctggtaagtgaggtatatttACTACCCGTAACCAGTTATATTCAAGTATTAAATCCATGACAAGATCGCTATGtaaactgaaaataaaaaatattaatttgaaaaaggaagtttttgaaTTAAGAACAATCCTAGAAAATACATGCaccttagaaatgtatgataaattaaaagatgaaaatgaaaaattgaataactaaattgaaaaatcaagaaacttagcatatgataatcaaaatatctgaaaaaattatagaaatctaaaTTAGTATCTTAAATATAATAAAGGTTAAATTAGAAGAATATCACAGAAGTATGTTCCTATAAAGTTTTTGATAAATTCGGTAGGAAGGAATCTGTtttgggttccaaagtcatgtttaaattaaaattatctttttatgCATGACTTGTTTTAAATTAGACCTAGgactttcagaaagaaaattaaatatttaatttctttaacaagctttgtctagaagtggttgttgtttcaataactaagaaggcctagtgtcttgtcAAAGCCTGGAAGTCATactgaaatgaatgtttaattaattaattattaagcaTTTAACTATTATAAAACTATATAATGCTTTCAAATAAATTATGTTGCAAAATTTctcattgaaattaattttatcttaatttttttttttgagaaaaaagagttaaatttaaaaatattttttcaaaatttgattttttgaaatttatatttccctaattttCTGGATAATGGTTGATTTAGACTTTATTTCCCTTAGATTTTGTTTTAAGACTTATTTCCAAGTCATTTTAAAATacctatttttaatatgatcaaagggagATAATCAGGGgtaaagtctagggggaggtagattttttttacatgttttttttttaaatacaaaattcattactatttttgtttggtttaccctaacttaatctggtgttgctcacattaaaaaagagggagattataagtaccccgtgGAAGTTTTGATGAGatcaaaccaagtcaagttaagtcttgttatgttTTAATGttctgtgtctaagtatgcaagaacttaggagcacaggaggtcgaccaaaagacgcagctagtgagaacgacaacacgggagagagtcgacagacTCAGTGTGTCTAAGGGACgatgtgctgcggaagagtacattggcggacgagaaggaggcgagtgacgtttccgagggatgagaagccggagcagaaggttgctcgagaaggccagaagatagattcaggtgagccctatttcagatggCAGAAATaaccactacaaaaaaaataggTCTTTAGGTGCGGTTTTAACAAACTATAGAAGTGGTTTTCAACCGATCCTAAAGCTTTTGAATCGGTTACTTGACCGATCCAACAACTTGCGCTCCTAGAATCAATGGCATTGGTTATAGCAACCGGTGGTGAAAACAGAACAACCGCTGCTGATGTCTCTATAGAAGCGGTTATTAACCGCCTTAATAGGTTATAATACCAGCGGTCCTTAACCTATCCAAATGTGGTTTGATGCGGCTGCTAACCGCACTTGTTAACTACTACAAATGCGATTAATGACCATTTCTATTGGTATGTAGTAGAAGCGGTTATTAAACCGATTCTGAAGTTAAATAGTGTAGTGGTTGGTAACCGCTCCAAAAGTAATTCAGCAGCAGTTTGTAACCACTCCTGCGTACCATGGTTAGGAGCGGTTATTAAGCCACTTCTAAATTTATTTACTTGGATCGGTTATTTACCGCTTCTAATAAGTGTATTAGCAACAGTTTAAAACCAGCCCTGTTTCAAATGATGGACCCCAATGAAGCTCCTATAATCATtccatttttcaaatatttatttacaaaatcttttgaattcctaatttttaataatcaatacaaaacattcaacaaaaaaaaaaaataccaataGATTAACCAACAAAACATTCATATTAAATCTTTCAATTCACCAAACCAATAAGAAATTCATTTATAAAAATTTGCATACCCAAAACACCACCATATCAGCAACAAGTACGAACTTCTtttacaaaaatctgcataccccAAAACACCACCATATCAGTAACAAGTACAAAATTCTTTTACAAAAATGTGCAACCCCAAAACAACATAACACAATAGCACTAACAAGTGGCAACATAatttaaagaaagttttctctaaaacgTTTATCTAATTATTAGATGGATCTGTTGGTGGTGGAGGTGTAGGATCATTTCCTTTTGCATTTGGTGGAGCATCTATATTTCGTTGCATAATCTCTGCCATTATAGCCGCCATCTATTTAAAAAAAAGATATTAGTTAAAATGATGcatgtatttatatatttttgaattGTTCGATTGTtactaataaatattaaatatttttattacctGTGCCGGTAACAATTCTGGGCCACGAGATCCCCCAACAGCTCCGGATATCATACTCTGCATAATATGTGCAAAATTTTGAAGTTGTTGGTCATGCATTTGCCTTATCATTTGCTCTGTTTCTATTCGCCTCTGTACTTCCCGTGCctccatttcttttatttttttcttgcatTTCCTTGAATTCAGCTGTCATATTTGAATTAGAGTGATAACTTGGTGTATAGATTGTGCGCTTACACAGCTCAGGGAAAACTTGGCTAGGAAGTGCACCAGCACCTAAACATCGAACTCGGCCAGAATGTTCGGGTCCAAAAACATCACTacacaaaaaaaaatacttaatatcGTATAATTGTAATAACTTTAACtaccataaataaataaaaaaatgttaagaAATTATAACCGAAATGCGTCCTCATGCACTTCTGTAGGTTGAGTTCCCTCAGGCTTGTCTTGAAGTCGACGCCGCACAACTTCATCTAGTAAAGcctatcaaaaaaatatttgatgaaaTGCGAAGAATACTAAGAAATAaacttgaaaaattaaaagaaattactACCTCAACTCGGATCACTTCATCATCAACAGGAGCATCTCCTTTCTTTTTACTTCGACGACTTATTTTTATTATCTCAATGCGAGTAGGTTTTCTCCCCTTTTCCTGAAACTACTtttgaaaaaatcatttttaGATCAAGTGTCAAGTAACATTAACAAATATTATGGATTTTTATCAGTGAATGAATATTCAAAGAGATGAATTATGAAAGGAATTGGAAGGATTTTAATGAGAAAACCTTCTAACTAAATATGCATAAAGACCACACAAAGAAATATTACTTTATTTATGTTACTTTAAGGCACTTCACATCTCTataattgaaataaattttgacTCTAACTAATTACATCACATTAATAATATTGTACAGAAAAACACAAAACATATATCAAATCATATTCtttatcaattaaataagtaACTAATCACAAAAAAGGAAATTATAGTATTAGGTAACAAAACAATCATAATCGATCACTATCATGACATATTAAGTAAAATCATAGAACTTCAGTAGTTTAGGATTATCATGATCTACACAATAAATGGATTATGTGAATTTAGTTGTAATaacaaaacacaatttgatacttACAAATTTATATTCCAAGGATGGAATATTTGTACGACCCAGCGCATGACTCCCTCTTTTTTTCTTCgcattttcttgattaatttttgaaattttctataaaaaaaattgaatttaatttgacactagtcatatataaaaaaaacaatcaatatatttactACCTCATTAGTGTTCCAATAATGGCACAATGCTTCCCAAACTTCAGGAGTCAACTTTTGAGGAACTGGACGAATGGAAACAAGCTCATCCAATGGAATATTCGGATCATAAGACTTAGCTTTGATTTCAGTCCTCCATCGCCTCCATGCTGCCCCCATCATTTGCATAATAACATCTCGATGGCGATCGGGAATATCAAAACGTGCctataaatattaataaataatatgaaggcattaaattcaaatttagaatTAAACACTTAACAACTTACAGTCACTTTTCTCCATGCATCATTCAAGCGTTTTTTGGGCATCTTTCTCCAATCAAGAAAACTAAGGGGCAACAAGTTCCCATTTCTAGCGATAGTACCCACAAAATTGGCAAGAACTGGTTGTATATCCCCATAAGGCTGGCCTCTTTCATTAAATTGCACTACAAGTACATCATCAGGATCTAATGCATGCACATCCCTCATCACTGTCCTCCCACGTCTATTTTGTTGCCTTTGAGATGTAAGCATCTCCTCAGTAAACTCCTCATTTTGATCTAGTTCCAGTGCACCATTTTGTGTATCCAATTGTGAATTTGATGTTATATCATGTGATTCATGTTCATCTTGAAGATCATTGTCTCTCAATTCTTGTCCTCTGATATTTTGAATCAACTTTTACTTTCTTTTATTCACCATTGTCAGTAATAACCTGAAAATAATGCTAAAAAATTGCATGAAGTTATTGTTATAGATATAGAACAAAAGCCAATAAAAATAGTCAATAAATAAGTAAAAGGACAATTAAAAGTATCATTAAGACAACAATGTTGGCAGATACAAACATTAAACAATAGATAAATCATCAATTTACATTAATATTCCATCTCAATGTCATTCAATGGTGATTGATAAGGTATagtttgaaatgcaggagtaactCACCAGTAAACAATTAAAAGTCATGTATACAACAAATTTCTAGCTATGTCTTAAATATAGAAAAATTAGTTAAACAAAAAACATATTTCAATGATTTATTACTTCATTATCATACAATAAAAATGACAATCAAATTTCTTACACCATAAACAATCAAAGTGTATAAAATTGCccaaaaaataaaacataaaaaaattcctACACCATAACATAATGcacaaaaaaaatagaagaaaactTATCATCTTCCTTCACATAGTACCAAAAACGTATCTTACACCCAATTTTAAAATAACAAAAATTGAAATAGAATATAGTGTTTAGTTTGCATTGATTAATATTAACTGGATTACATCCCAAATAGACACTTGAAACAACATAATATGAATAAAATTTTTTCAGAAATGATATCTTaaatcctaaaacatcaaagcCCACATTACTTTTTCCATGTTTGATAACCAGCAGCGGCAATAAATATTGCAATACTTTAGACAAGTATACTTTaatgaaacaaaaatatctaaTACAATATCAACTAGATTCAACAATAAAATTAGAGTAAATATCAAAAGTCAATCAAAATGTTCATCAACATTTTCATTGTTCACATTAGGTATATCATCTACTATCGAACCCCTCACATCAGTTCTAATTAAATCAACATCAACTCCATTTACATCACCTAATAGTGATTGCATATTAGAAAAGTTGTTAGGAGTAAACTGCATTGTATCAATATCATCTTCTTCACCCATGTTGTATGTGTCTCTTGGTGTGTGACGAATGACACAATACCACTCATCTTCTTTGGGATCACGAACATAATAAACCATTTGAGCTTGTGAAGCCAAAATAAAATGTTCATGTTCTTCACGTTCTCCTGTATGTATCAAACATGAAAAGTTCACCATTGTAAATCCTAATGGATCAACTTTCATTCCAGTAGTGATATTAACCCAATcacagcggaaaagaaaaattcttCCAAGACCTCCATATTCAAGTGAGATAACATCAGTTAATCGTCCATAATAATTTGATTCATGATCATCATTATCATGTATTGACTGCACCATGACACCACTGTTTTGCACTTTTTTATTGCTTTCAGATTCCACTGTACGAAATGCAAAACCATTTATATTGAACCCATGGTAACTAAATGCTACAGGATTTGGGCCGCGAGAAAGCACCCTTAGATCTAGGTCATCAATTCGATCATTTGTTCGATCAACCTGTAATGTATTAAAGTTGCAACTTGGTTAAGATATAAACATTTTAAAGGATAACATATCTAACATCTATCATCATaccatttaataattatttacaaTGTGAAACATACCCGTCTGGCAAACCATTCTGCAAATTGCATTCTAACCATATCATCCAACTCATTATTATTTGGACGACGACTATACCGAAGTCTTCTCTTCAATTCAGTTTTTAGTTCTCTGCTTAGTGATAACATTAATAATTAGTAAATTTCATTGTTCaagaaacaataaaataaaattaaaattctaaaaagaatACTTACTCACGATATGGTTGTAGTGTTGCACAATTAAAAAGGATATATCTATGAGCTTGATTCAGAGCTTTATTGTCCAATGTAACTACTTGGCGCCCTTTCGTAGGTCGTCCCATATGTGGAAACATTGGTAATGAAGGAAAATCAACACTTGGGGCCTCTTTATGTCGTGTTCCATGATTGCATAGTGAGTTCATACCCTCCAAATAACGAGAACAAAATATAACACATTCATCTGCTAAATATGCTTCTGCAATGTTAGCTTCTGGACGAGCTTTATTTCTGACaaaatttttaagcttccctaaATATCTTTCTATTGGATACATCCACCGATAGTGTACAGGCCCGGCTACTCTTGCCTCATATGCTAAATGTACCACTAAGTGCACCATAACTGTAAAAAAAGATGGTGGAAAAATTCTTTCCAGCTGACACAATGCCAACACAACCCCTTCTTCGGCCCTTTGTAATTCATCTTCTCGTAAGGACTTTGCACACACTGTCTTAAAATATTCACACAAAATAATAAGTGGTGCAATTACCTTTCTAGACAACACACGACGAAGAGCAATTGGAAGAAATTGTTCCATTATgacatgacaatcatgactttttaGACCCATGATCTTACGACGCCCAACATCTACACACTTTGAAATGTCAGATGACATACCATCAGGGACACGAATATCTTTCAAGATTGAACAAAATACTTTTTTTTCAGCTTTGTTCATACAATAACATGCGGCTGGCAAATATTCTATACCATCTTCTTGAGTCTGTGGCCATAATTGCTTCATAATGCCTAAAATTTTCAAGTCTCTACGTGCAGCTGCATTATCTTTGCTCTTGTTGGAATCATCCAAAAGTGTCCCAAGAATATTATCGGAAACATTTTTCTCAATGTGCATAGGATCCAGATTATGTCTGATCATATTAAATTCCCAGTACTGTAAACTAAAAAATATGCTTTTTTTTCTCCACATTTGTTCGATCGACCCTGTTTTTACTCGTGTAGATGGTTTTGATGCATTACTCTTACCATAAACCATATTTATGTTTTGGGTCATTTGTAGAACTTCAGTTCCAGACAATGGCTTCAAATCTAATTCACGTCGCTCTGGCTTGCCATAACTTGCCATTGTTCGAATTTCTGCTTCTGGGGGTAAGAACCGACGATGCCCTCTATATGACCATTTCTTGCCATGCTTTAAGTATAATGCATCTGTCTTATCAGCACATGTTGGGCATGCATTCTTGGCATATGTGTTCCATCCAGACAAACATCCTAAACCAGGAAAGTCACTAATGGTCCAGAGTAATGCTGCCCGCATTTGAAACATTTCTTTCTTGCATGCATCATAAGTTGCAATCCCATTTTCCCACAAGTCTTTCAATTCAGTCAATAAGGGAGACAAGTAAACATCAATGTCATTTCCTGGTGCTTTTGGACCAGGAATTAAGGTGGATAGAATAATAGAATGAGATTTCATGGATTCCCAAGGCGGCAAATTGTACGGCATCAGAACAATAGGCCAAGTACTATGCGAAGTACTTTGATTTCTAAATGGATTAAACCCATCTGTAGCGAGCCCCAAACGTACATTTCTAGGATCAGATGCAAATTCATGATGTCGTTCATCAAATGCCTTCCATGCTGGTGAATCGGCTGGATGTCTTAGATTCCCATCCTCAACTCGCCCCTTAAAATGCCATTGCATACTTTCAGACATCTTAGATGACATGAATAGTCGCTGCAATCTTGGTTTTAATGGAAAATACCAAAACACCTTGGCTGGAGTTTTCACTAAAAGATGCTTTTTTCCACCGGTACGTGACCTTTTGGGTTGTTTCTGTAAGTTTTTCCATCTTGAAAGGTTACACACTTTGCAAGTATGTTCCTTCTCATTTTCCCCCCAATAAATCATGCAATCATTTGGACATGCATGTACTTTTTCATAATGAAGTCCTAATTTAGAAATCATTTTCTTTGCCTCATAAAAAGAATTAGGCACTTGTGCTTCAGGTGGTAGGACTCGTCGCAGAAAATCCAATAATGCTGTGAAGGATTTATCACTCCATTTCCCACTCACTTTTAACTGAAATAACTCaacaagaaatgtcaatttagaaaACTCAGAGCATCCGGCATATAGCGGTTGTTTCCCTTCATCTATTAATCGATAAAAATCTTCTACATTTGACTCCATTGGCATATGACTTGTCGATGCACCAGAGTAATTTTCATTACTTGTAAATAAACCTTCAGGCATCCCAAATGTTTCAACTAATGTTTCTTGTGCCATGGGTATATGGTTAGTCATCATAGGAATATGTTCCAACGAAGTCTGAAGCCCACTGTCCATGCTTTCGTGAGATGCTGTAACAGGTGGTTTTTCTCCATGATAATCCCAAATACGATAATCTCGTAGTATACCATTTATAATCAGATGTTCATGTATTGTTTCGCGATCATGATTCAATGAGTTTATACATTTATAACAAGGACATGGTTGCGTGCCTCCAAGAGTTGTATCAGCAAATGCGAAACGTAAAAAGTGTAGTACTCCCACTCGGTACTCAAGACTATCACGGTGGCATTCCATCCATGCTTTCGACATTATGCAATCctcttcaaatatttttaaattaaaagaattaaaaattaaCAAATAATTTCAACAACAACTAAATAATCTAAACTATTACTCAAAAAACTATATATATCTACATTATGAATTTCATGTTcgattacaagaacaactaccaTAGATCTCATGTTAGTGTCTTCATTTCTTAAACCAAAACATGCAAGGTAACAAAATTTTCTTCCTATAAAACCATCTCtaaaatcaaatatttgttatAAATGGgagaatttattttcattttttttcagaTAAGATAATACAATTTCACCTACAATCACTAATAACTGAAAAGcatgagataaaaataaaaatacaaaatttggTGCATGTATCTAGGTACAAAAGATCAATTCATGGTAACTAATAAAACAATAAATCTCATAATCTTTACTCTTCAAATCATCAAAATACATTAATTCAAGATTCAACTACGGTTGTTATTCTTGGTCAAGATAtacaataaatagataaataaaaaatttacttgCTAGTCCTAATTAAAAGAAGCCATAATAAAATGTTCATAGATTATTTTCATTTCGTATAAGTATAAATTGGCAAGTGTTATTTGAGTTCGTAAGGATTAAATTTATTCTTACTTACATTAATTGACattcttattttaaattttaactagaTAAGTACTCAATTTGATCTTTATCTAGTATCAATTAAGATCCATTAAGGCTGAATAGGTATATAATATAGGAATATTTTGAATAGTCATCACAGTCATCATTACGTGGGAATTGGATCAAATTCCTATATTATATATTAGTATATTACTATTGTTGCTTTCGTGGGTATATGGTTACTTTGTTGTATCTGATTTCACtattgtttctattacatttattttgtctaagaaaaaaaaactcacgTGAAATCAGATACAACAAAGTAATATactaatatataatataaacgaAATGATCGTTGCGCTTACAATTTTCTTCGAtgtaaagaggaagaagaaacactGGATTCTTGGGGTCTCTCGACGTTGCTGCTTCTTGTAGCGATTTCAACTAACAGCTATGAAGAGAGGAgttgcatattaaaaaaaaatacagataAGTACGCTAAGCCTTAGCTTCCAGAACCCTAAACCTTAGGATTCCAACCTTGTTGTTTATTCAAATAAGTGCACAGAAGGCACAAACACAAAAGGATAttcatcaaattaaaaggaaCATTCAAAAACCAAAGAATGGAGCGAGTGATAATTGCAAGGAATGACTATACCTTGTTCGAACGAAGGATTAACGGAGATTTAGAGCTTCTCGGTGTgagtagaggaagaagaagggtttttCGGCGGGAATAGAGGAGATGAAAGGTCGCGTGAGATGGGTTTGCGTTGAGGAAGTTTGGGAAAAGAAACCTAaggagaataaaaataaaaaaaaaagaaggaaataaaatgatataaagaaaattaaaaataaatattaagtacggctatattaaaataaaacaaacagattataaactcattttaattattgattaacaattaaataattaagattgGTCATGCGTTGATTAAAAgtttaattatattataataactattaactaaattttttatttttctcgacaaacaaaattaaatattaccgtATAAATTTAACTATTACGGGTAAAAAATTACACATGGTCAAATATATTTGGctagtaaaaaattaattattactaGCCAAATCAAATTTTAGTTagtaaacaaattaaatattacaTACATCTAATTTTGATAGGTAAACATTACCTACCATATTAAACTTGCgtcaataataaattaaaattgcctgccaaataaatttttgtcgataattaaaattatttattagccAAAGTACAATTTAGTTGGTAAATCTTTTATTTACCAGTCAAATTCAATTTAGACGGAATATTTTCGCTAGTAAACACAAGTTTTCCCATAGTCAAGATTGTATAGACAGGGATGCAATCGAcccataaaataaatatttaagggTTTTTCTGACATAATTTTTGCCGCAGTTACATACCGCTACTAATTAAATGTTCTCGTTACAGCTGTAGGAGCGGTTATAGAAACCGATTCTAAAATATGCCTTTTGTCGCGGTCACAAACCGCTTCTAATATTGATATCATGTAGCGACCACACTTGGCAGctgcaaattatataatttagagtCGGTTATGTGAACCGCTGCAAATCAAGATATATAGCAACGGTTTCTATAAAACCGGTTCAAGCCATAAGAGCGGTCATTTGACCGGTTCAAAAAAACTGATGCTGAAACCTCCATTTTTTTGTAGTGAACTCAAACGAGCGgagccgaagaggaagacccgaATTAAAAAGTCAATAGGATGTTGACTTTTTGTTTTCAGATGCCTGGAACCCCTCCTGGTGCCTAAAGTTGAAAaattacactacaagaaaaaagctaatagacaatgctttaaaagcgttgtctatatGGCTGAAAAAGCATTGTTAAAAGTACTGTTGTTAAAagtttgctcaaagacaacgctttagcaaagacaacgcttttgcaacgctttaaaagcgttgtcattttttacaaagacaacacttttaaagcgttgtctttattAAAGACAACACAAAAAAAATATTGTCTTTGTTAAAGACAAcacataaaaagcgttgtcttttttagcaaaGACAATAGTTTCACAATGCAtacaaaatcattatttttttagtaaaagataagaaattttaaactattatcttttaataccaaagacaaataaaagataaatgaaaataaatctatttcaatcaacaacatattattaaataaacaactaagatCAATATACAAAGTATCatccttacacttctataacaaacataattacttgcatataaagaaattttaattaggagaCACTCAAAACTATTCCTATCGActacatcttattgcatgaacttaaagAATCTTGATAGATGCTACTTATCCTCTTGGCTTGAATATTCTTTACTCGTTGGCTTTAATCATCTTCTCGTTTAAAGCCCAAAGTCTTCTTAATAGTTCTTCGTCGAAGTACTTTCCAGTCACACCCTTGAGGTTCGGATGCAGTGCCACATAGCATGTAGTTGCtgctcctataatcatccatatccGAGCTGTTTAGCAAGAGTTTTTGAATACCTCCattcaccattcaaaatatttgaaaagacATTGCATGTGAAATTTCTAAAatcttaatatttaatgaaaggcAACAGGAATAAGCAAACGACATGTGAAATTTCCACAACTAAATAAAACTATCAACTAAACATGAACGCAAATATAGGGAAAGTAAATACCTTGCAGATGACTTGTAAGATTGTTTCTATAGTCCACATGGCAAGGTCTGACTGGGATAACTAGTATCTGTTCTATGTAGGTGTTTATAGATTCACAATGTTGAGATACAGACTTAGTCAAAGTTTTGTCACCCAAAACTAACTCCAGCAATGATGCAAATCTATTCTGtgggaaaagaaaagaatatatgaacaaagaaaattcaaatataagataatagacatgaaatatgaaatagcaaaaaaaaaacaagattcaAAATATAAACCAATTCAATATACTTACATAACTTCTAGACAAATAAAAGAACTAacaaatttaagataaaaagaaTTTGAGCAGACTGAATTCTTAGTAGTGTAAATGGGGCATTGTACCCATCGAATACTATGCGGAACACGCAATCCTAGACAATGGGATTGTCCTTAACTTTAACCTTAATATCCACAGTTGCTTTTCCTTTTAAAAGAGGTAAATTACTGTACTCCTCTCGAATCTCGAAGGGGAAACCATCCACCATATCCTCTTCAACATTGTAGAAATGCAATGTCGCAGGAAGTCTCAACTGCAGTGAATGACAAGGTTATATATGAGAACGAAGCATACATGAAGGCTTGCATTAACTTCTAGTGCCAAATTGTCTAATCGTGAGAAGCTAGAAAACTCAAGATATATAGTGTCAGAAAGAAAGTTTGCACTGTGATGTGAGGTTGATATAAAGTATAACTATTAAGTGATTAAATAGTTGCACATTGCAGCTTTGCCCATTTGCAATTTGGCAAGCCATTTAAacgattattaaaaatattatcaaaatggGGCTAGAAAATTTGTTTATTCAAGATGACCAACAGACAGTATAGGGATCCTATTTCGGAGGTATGTCGCAACATCCTACAAAAGTATACCTTATTCTAGCAAAGCCTGACACATTTAAGCAATGCTTATCGAGTAACAACTAAACAGTGAGTATGGAGTTATGCTTCA
Coding sequences within it:
- the LOC122013706 gene encoding uncharacterized protein LOC122013706 yields the protein MLTSQRQQNRRGRTVMRDVHALDPDDVLVVQFNERGQPYGDIQPVLANFVGTIARNGNLLPLSFLDWRKMPKKRLNDAWRKVTARFDIPDRHRDVIMQMMGAAWRRWRTEIKAKSYDPNIPLDELVSIRPVPQKLTPEVWEALCHYWNTNEKISKINQENAKKKRGSHALGRTNIPSLEYKFFQEKGRKPTRIEIIKISRRSKKKGDAPVDDEVIRVEALLDEVVRRRLQDKPEGTQPTEVHEDAFRDVFGPEHSGRVRCLGAGALPSQVFPELCKRTIYTPSYHSNSNMTAEFKEMQEKNKRNGGTGSTEANRNRANDKANA